A region of Pseudorasbora parva isolate DD20220531a chromosome 14, ASM2467924v1, whole genome shotgun sequence DNA encodes the following proteins:
- the LOC137039389 gene encoding SLAM family member 5-like yields the protein MFLRLVLLCSCLWRLDGVFGVNTDVLVMEGGPVTLDSNLTEVTDDDEIQWRFGNTLIAEIKKQADGFTVYDDVLDGRFRDRLKLDKQTGSLTITNTTTEHAGHYHQQINSVRDSFRWSFAWNFDLTVFVQISVNEGDSVNLNSRITELKDDLIQWRLGTDLTLIAEINKQTNNFSVYDDVLDGRFRDRLKLDNQTGSLTITDITTEHAGVYERWNKFFRRPPFIHLTVYARLPVPVISSNSSNCSSSTSSSNCSLVCSSVVNVSHVTLSWFKGNSLLSSISASDLSISLSLPLEVEYQDKNTYSCVLNNPISHQTQHLDITQLCHTCAVHCCGPTEAVIRLVLSALVGVATVMLVVYDIRSTRAERDQAHIHTSET from the exons ATGTTTCTCAGATTAGTTTTGCTCTGTTCATGTTTGTGGCGTCTGGATG GAGTGTTTGGTGTTAATACTGATGTATTAGTGATGGAGGGAGGTCCAGTCACACTAGACTCTAATCTCACTGAAGTGACGGATGATGATGAGATTCAGTGGAGGTTTGGAAACActttaatcgctgaaatcaaAAAACAGGCCGACGGCTTCACTGTATATGATGATGTTCttgatgggagattcagagacagactgaagctggacaaACAAAcgggatctctgaccatcacaaacaccACAACTGAACATGCTGGACATTATCATCAACAGATCAACAGTGTGAGAGATAGTTTTAGATGGTCCTTCGCCTGGAACTTCGATCTCACTGTCTTTG TTCAAATATCCGTGAATGAGGGAGATTCAGTCAATCTAAACTCTCGTATTACTGAACTGAAAGACGATCTGATTCAGTGGAGGCTTGGAACTGATTTAActttaatcgctgaaatcaaTAAACAGACCAACAACTTCTCTGTATATGATGATGTTCttgatgggagattcagagacagactgaagctggacaatcaaactggatctctgaccatcacagacATCACAACTGAACATGCTGGAGTTTATGAACGATGGAACAAGTTTTTCAGGAGGCCTCCTTTTATTCATCTCACTGTCTACG CTCGTCTGCCTGTTCCTGTCATCAGCAGTAACTCTTCAAACTGTTCTTCATCTACATCTTCATCAAACTGTTCTCTGGTGTGTTCATCAGTGGTGAAtgtgagtcatgtgactctctcctggttcaaaggaaacagtttattgtccagcatcagtgcgtctgatctcagcatcagtctctctctacctctggaggtggaatatcaggataaaaacacctacagctgtgtgCTGAACAATCCCATCAGCCACCAGACTCAACATCTGGACATCACTCAACTCTGTCACACATGTGCAG TCCACTGCTGTGGTCCCACTGAAGCTGTGATCCGATTGGTCCTCTCTGCTCTggtgggcgtggctactgtcaTGCTTGTGGTTTATGACATCAGATCCACAAGAGCTGAACGAGATCAAGCTCATATTCACACATCAGAAACCTAA